The window AGAGAAGCAAACAACCCAAAGCACACCCAAGAAACCAAAGAGCTGAGATCCGCCTCCCCCAGATGCCTAAAGACTTCCTCTCCAGTGCCCACACCGGCGAGAGCTGCCGCATGCGCCTCATCAACTACCCCCCAGTCTCCCGGCTCCCGTCCGcccccgacggcggccaggacATCCGCGCCGGCGCGCACTCGGACTACGGCTCCCTGACGCTGCTCTTCCGCCAGCCCTCGGATCAGGGCGGCCTGCAAGTCTCGCGCGCCGGCGCCTGGCTCGACGTGCCGTGCCTcccggacgccgtcgtcgtcaacattggcgacgccctcgagtTCTGGACCGCGGGGCGCCTGCGGTCCACGGTCCACCGCGTCGCCTTCCCGCGGTCCGCGAGCGAGAACGTGGGCAGGCTGAGCATCCCCGTCTTCATCCAGCCCGACCGCCACGTTGTGCTGGCGCCCATCGAGGGACCTGGGGATACGcagggggaaggggttggCGCCGAGTTCCTGGAGGTTTTGCGGCGGAAGGGGTATGAGGACGCCAGGCCCGTGACGAGCTCGGAGCATCTCGAGAGGAGGATTCGGGCCACGTATGCGAGGGTTTGACTTGGGTGGCTAAGCATGTTCTGTCGTATGATGATAAATAGCATCAGCGAGCGTGGTGTTGCATGAATATTCTGGCAGATTGACCAATCGATACCGTTGTAATTCTATACTTAGTATATAATGGAGCTGCTTCGAGGAATCACTGTACATACAGGAGCAACATTTGCTTTCATGTCATCCTTTCTCCAATCCGGTCCTAGAAGCGACAAATATGAAGTGGTATTGTTGTCCCTCCAGAGCGACTTCCCCTCGTCTCAAGGTTTCCTAGGAGTGAAGATAACTTGGAGAGGGGCGACGGTAAGTGTCCCCGTGTCCTTGTTACCTTCAAGGAAGCTCTCTCCAGTCTGGCCCTCCGCATACTCCACGTTGAACCTGTGCACGATCGCACTCGTCACGAACCGGGTCTCCATAAGACCGAGTTGCTTTCCGATGCATACATCATGGCCTTTGAGCGTCAGTCAACTGATTGAACTGGTTTTATTCCTGCAAAATATTAACCCTACCTGTGGAGAACGGCACATAGACAGCTGCATTCTTGACGAGTTCCGGCCGGTCAGTCCAGCGCTCCGGGATGAACTCGTCCGGCCTTTCGAAGAATCGAACATCTACAGGTTGTGATGTCAGCACACATTGTCTTTACGGGAGAGAAAGACCGCGTAGAACCCACCGCGGTACTGCGTGTAAGACGGCACAAACACAATCGTGTCTCCCGGCAGCCACACATCATCCACCTGAAGCCCTTCCGGCGGCGTCATGCGCTGGACCCCCGAGGGCACCGGCGGATGCAGTCGGAGCGACTCGTCGATGCAAGCCTGGAGGTACCGCAGTTTGGAGAGCGGCGCATGCACGGGTTTGTCGTGATGGCGAAAGTACTCGTCAACCTCCTCTTGGAGCTTACGGTATTCCTTCGGGTGGCGCGCAAGCTCCATGAAGAGACACGACAACAccgcggcgacggtgtcACTAAACATAATGTCAGAACTACGTTCCCCAAACACTTGTGCGTTCGTGTGATGCTTACCTTCCAGCCACAGTGATGAGAATGCAGTCACCAAACAGGTTCAACATATCCTGCGCCGACCGCTCCCCCTTCGCCTCATAGTCCTCCAACACCCACGTGAAGATGTCCGCGCTCTCGGGCTTGTTCTCGATGCGCCGCCTCACCTCCCCCGCGATCCACGTCTTAAACCGCCTCACACCGGCGTTCCACACCGCCGCCCCGCGGTACAGCGGCAGCGCCCACATGGCGTGCGTGAAGCGCCCGACGGCCCGCGTCTCGTCGTGCAGCGCGTCCATGTAGAAGtgcgcggcgccgtcctcgagcatGCGGAACCCGCGGCCGAGCGAGAACTCGCCCATGACGTCGAAGCTGTAGAAGTTGAACCAGAGCGCCGCGTTGAAGGCCGTGCCGGCGCGGGAttcgatgccggcgaggagctggtccGTGTACTTGAGGATCCGGGGCTCGTAGTCGCGAAGAGCTGTGGTTATGGATCAGCTTTCGGGAAAGATGAGGATGTGTGATGGGATTTCTGACCTTTCGATGTGAAGCCGTACTCCCACGCCTTCCGACGTTTCGAGTGCGCTTCTTTGTCGCGTACCATCTGCATCGAGACCATGGGGTGAAGTAGGTTGTACCAGGGCCCCTTCATGCAATCCGTATCCAGGAACACGGCGTTGATGGCGCCCGGCTTGTTGATGGAGAGCTCTGTCGGGCCTACGCGTACTACATCACCGTACTTCTCGTGGAGCTTTCGAATGTCTTCGTGTAAGTGCATCTTGTTCCAGATCTTAAAGGTTATGTAGAGGTTGGTGAATCTCGCGAGGAAAGGGCCCGGGAATCGATGCAGTCGATGGAAGAAGCCTCGATAAATCATCATGCTCGAGTAGACCCCTATTATGAGCGATGAAAACAAGACCGTTGCTGTCTTCATTGCTTCGGTAAATCGAGTCGTCTCAATCAGATATATCGTCATGGACGTAAGTACCGGCCCGGACATGATCGCACCGATAGTCACTGCATATGCGAGACAGAAGCGGGTAATGATCCGCTGCGCCGAGAGATCCCGTTCTCCATATCGAAAGAGAAACTGGTGAAGCAAGACACCGATGAAAAAGAAGAGTCCGTGGGCCTTTGGGGTTCGAAGAACATCGCCTGCTGGCGTCATAGCTAGTGCTTTTGGCCAGCTGGGGTTGTTGGAAGTGAAGCTGGGAGAAATGGTGTACTTTTTGTCTTGTCAACCCAGTTTATAACAATCAATGGACATCAAGGGCTAGTCTGAAGTTGAGGACGTCTAGCAACTTGATGTCAATCAAACGAGTTGTTTGTCGCCATACTTAGATGATCCTAGCTGAAACTGCCGTTTCTCAGAAGTCAGAAGCAGGGTCACTGACATGACGAAAGGTACGAAGTCCGACTTCGAGCTGCACCTGTCCCTGCTGTTGGTGTTTGCTTAGCTGTGGTTGCAGACGCTTCTGTGTTACAACCAAGTATCGACTGAAATCAGTCGACGACTATTACTTTAAGAGTTTCGTCTAAACTTCAGCCGAAGATTCTGCATCGTGTGTCCGGACTTCCGTGTACTCGGAGCCGTCTGGACTGCCGGAGTTCCGTCATTGATTGGTTTAAACATCACAATAAGCCGCAGACATGTAAAAGTTGAATCTCAAAAAAGATGCAGCCTCACCGACAAAGCGAAAGGTCCATCCAGGATTCGAACCTGGGCCTACGGAAGGAAATGATAGTAACATCAGAATCCGACGTCCTAACCAACTAGACTAATAGACCGAGTTACTTGTGTCCCGTAGCCTAACATTCCCAACATTTGGCATGACGAGTGGAGCCGAGCGAGCGCTTGTGGAGTTAATACACAAAACCAACACCCATGACATTTCCGCTACCAATGCTACAGAATCAACAACGCAGTTGTTTAAAAATTAACTGCAACTAGGACTTCTTTTGTTTACTTAGATAGTTGAACTGACTAGACAAGCGTGTTAGCAGACCTTTTTCGTATAAGCATGCTTGAGGAACACACACAACCCTCTGCGTGAGGTAAAGTCTGTGAATTGGTGTAATTTTGTAATTGATTAAACTTGATCAGTGCAAAGACAAGGAACAAACATCTAAATCTGGTCGTTGGAAGAGAACTCTCGGTTTTTTTGTTAGGGGTTGTTGCTTTACCAGGTACCATTTCATTGGAAAAGACTCATCACGGTGGTCATCACGACGTTGCTATGCCATTCTTCCAAGGTTGGATCGAAAAGTGTGTAATCACAAAGTTCTCATGTGTAATGTAACTCTAAGCAGGAATCAATGTCATGGAACACTCAATATATGGGGCGTTATCTCTTCGAGGATTCTTGAGGACTCTACGGAAGCTGGCGCCGCGAGAGCTGAACGAGCAAATTTCGGCAACTCACTTGGGCGCGTACCCAAGGTAAATACATCAcacggcatcatcatcaaagCCGCCTACTCCCGATTAAATTGTTGTAAGTTCAAAGATCCAAGATTATAGAGTACTGCACATGCTCTCCGTACTCGTCGATTCCGTCTCCCACGAAGGCCCTGGAACCAATTTATGACCAGCCTCAAGACAGCGGCCGCCTTGGTTGTAGCAGTCATCGCAGATATCGAAATCCCCGCAGTTGCAAGTCGGGCAACGATAATAGGCACAGTCCTCCGAGATGCTGAAGGTGCAGATGTCGCAACTTCTTGCCGATGAATCATGAGGGGTTATGCCATCCTCCGGGGCTGCCTGGCCGTCTTCCACTGGTATGCCTCGCTGCTTTGCGGTTTCAATTAGAAGCTGCAACATCTTGGCAAGCCCGCGCTTTCTAGCCCAGCATAATGGTGTTTGGCCAAAACAATCTCGAGAGTCGATATTGACACTTGTCGTAGCCAGGAGCATTCTCACTACTGCGATGTGGCCCATCCTAGCCGCTGCAGATAGAGGTGTCGAGCCATAGTGATCCGCCCAATCTGACACCAACGGGTCTCTTGCCACCAGGACTTTGACTATTGCTGCATGTCCCCCTAGCGCCACCCAGAACAACGGGGTCCGGCTGAGATGGTCTTGCGAAGAGGTGCTCACACGGTCATTTGTGAGAAAAAGCTCGACGATAGACTTGTGACCGTTGCCAGCAGCATATGAAAGGGCTGTCCGTCCAAATCGAGGGTTCTTGCGGTCCGAGTCAATGCCGGTTTTGTCATGTATCAGGGATACCACTCTAAAAAATCCACCTGCTGCAGCGGCTTAGAGGGAACCGCCGTAAAAGCCACCTGgggcgttgacgtctgcGTTGTTGTCAAGGAGCATCTGGACAATCTTTGTGTGACCTTGGAATGAAGCAGCTTGCAGAGCGTTTCCAGACGAACCGCCCTGGGCGTTGACATCTGCGTTGTTGTTAAGAAGTGTCTGGACAATCCCAACGTAGCCCCCGTACGAAGCAGCCTGGAGAGCGGTGTTGTACTCCCCCCCTTGGGCGTTGACAGCTGCATTGTTGTCAAGGAGCATTTGGACTATTTTCGTGTGGCCTTGGCATGAGGCGGCCTGCAGAGCGTTTCCAAGCCAACCGCcctgggcgttgacgtcTATTTTCTTCCCCAGGAGCATCTGGACGATGACTTGGTGGCCATAGAGTGAAGCTGTTTGAAGATCGTCGTCGTACTCGCCGTCCTGGAAATTGATGTCTCCGCGGTTGTCAAGTATTGCCGCCACTACTTTGTCGCCGCAACCCGGATTCCAAATCGTAGCCTTGAGTACGTTTTTGGTGATCTTGATATCCCTACGTCTCTCGAGAAGCACCGTCATCGTTTTGTCGCCGCAGCCACGGTTGGAAGCCGCGCTGTGGACGATGTCGTTGGTGATCGGGATGTCGTCTCCGCACCTATCGAAGAGTATCTCTAGGATTCTGTTCCCGCACTTCTGGTTCTGAGCTGCTGATATGAGGACTTGCTCAGTAATCGGAATGTTGTCTCCCTGCCCCTGAAAAAGCACTGCCATCACTCTGTCGCCGCAGTCCTCGTTTTGCACTGCAACATTGACAACCCTTTCGGTGATCTGAATGTTGTCTCCGCGTCTATTGAGAAGCAATGCCGTCACCTGATTACCACAGTTATGGTTCCAAACCGAGGCCTCGAGGACCCTTTCCGTGATCGGGACTGCATCGCCGAACCTTTCAAGAAGCAATGATATCTGATGCACACCGTTGTAGTGGTTACCAGCCGCTGCATAGGCGACATCTTCAGTAGGTTCAGCTTCCTTCATCCGGTGATCGAGAATGAGGTCCAGCAATCCGTAACGTAGGCGCCGAGTCCAGCTTCCATGTGCAGCTGCAAATATGAGAAC is drawn from Colletotrichum destructivum chromosome 6, complete sequence and contains these coding sequences:
- a CDS encoding Putative cytochrome P450; amino-acid sequence: MTPAGDVLRTPKAHGLFFFIGVLLHQFLFRYGERDLSAQRIITRFCLAYAVTIGAIMSGPVLTSMTIYLIETTRFTEAMKTATVLFSSLIIGVYSSMMIYRGFFHRLHRFPGPFLARFTNLYITFKIWNKMHLHEDIRKLHEKYGDVVRVGPTELSINKPGAINAVFLDTDCMKGPWYNLLHPMVSMQMVRDKEAHSKRRKAWEYGFTSKALRDYEPRILKYTDQLLAGIESRAGTAFNAALWFNFYSFDVMGEFSLGRGFRMLEDGAAHFYMDALHDETRAVGRFTHAMWALPLYRGAAVWNAGVRRFKTWIAGEVRRRIENKPESADIFTWVLEDYEAKGERSAQDMLNLFGDCILITVAGSDTVAAVLSCLFMELARHPKEYRKLQEEVDEYFRHHDKPVHAPLSKLRYLQACIDESLRLHPPVPSGVQRMTPPEGLQVDDVWLPGDTIVFVPSYTQYRDVRFFERPDEFIPERWTDRPELVKNAAVYVPFSTGHDVCIGKQLGLMETRFVTSAIVHRFNVEYAEGQTGESFLEGNKDTGTLTVAPLQVIFTPRKP
- a CDS encoding Putative oxoglutarate/iron-dependent dioxygenase, non-hem dioxygenase domain-containing protein, encoding MIPQKAPPPSQQQQTMPAALPVVDLRSFATVEDLAAELMRVGRDPGFFYVVGHDLGDAAAAAVFARAEAFFNAPLPDKLAYANGSGDLGYTGLREETLSGAGPGDVKESFYLSDPGRTTQPLPAELEAGRKGMAAFFAACDALAKTLLEGIAVGLGMPKDFLSSAHTGESCRMRLINYPPVSRLPSAPDGGQDIRAGAHSDYGSLTLLFRQPSDQGGLQVSRAGAWLDVPCLPDAVVVNIGDALEFWTAGRLRSTVHRVAFPRSASENVGRLSIPVFIQPDRHVVLAPIEGPGDTQGEGVGAEFLEVLRRKGYEDARPVTSSEHLERRIRATYARV
- a CDS encoding Putative ankyrin repeat-containing domain superfamily — encoded protein: MSLLLDKYGSEVQITEEVVEAAVQNSTAAADVMGILIDERGDDIRITEKIVEMAVLNEWSGAEVMDLLLDRRGDEVRNTEENVQLAMMNSRSGAGVIMSLLKRRGHDVHITEQVLIFAAAHGSWTRRLRYGLLDLILDHRMKEAEPTEDVAYAAAGNHYNGVHQISLLLERFGDAVPITERVLEASVWNHNCGNQVTALLLNRRGDNIQITERVVNVAVQNEDCGDRVMAVLFQGQGDNIPITEQVLISAAQNQKCGNRILEILFDRCGDDIPITNDIVHSAASNRGCGDKTMTVLLERRRDIKITKNVLKATIWNPGCGDKVVAAILDNRGDINFQDGEYDDDLQTASLYGHQVIVQMLLGKKIDVNAQGGWLGNALQAASCQGHTKIVQMLLDNNAAVNAQGGEYNTALQAASYGGYVGIVQTLLNNNADVNAQGGSSGNALQAASFQGHTKIVQMLLDNNADVNAPGGFYGGSL